Genomic segment of Deltaproteobacteria bacterium:
ACCAGGGCATCGCCGGCCTCCTCGGCCAGGTGCGTGCTCTTGCGCACCGACTCCTCGGTTTGCCCCATGCGCCCGATATTTTCCGTCGCGCGGGCCTGAATGCCGCCGATGGCCTCGCCAACCTCCTTGGTCGCGCTCATGGTTTTTTCGGCCAGCTTGCGCACTTCGTCCGCGACCACGGCGAACCCGCGCCCGGCGTCTCCGGCCCGGGCCGCCTCGATGGCCGCGTTGAGCGCCAGAAGATTGGTTTGGTCGGCGATATCGCTGATCATGTCCATGATGCGGCCGATACCCGTGGCCTGGTCGCCGAGCTTGCCCAAGCTCTCCTTCATGCGCGCGGCCAGGGCCTGGACGTCGTTGGTGGCGGCGATGACCGAGCGCACCACGCCCGCGCCCTGCTGGGCCTGCTCCCGGGTCTCTTCCGCGTTGGACGCGGCGTCCCCGGCATTGCGGGCCACTTCCAGGACCGACGCGTTCATCTCCTCCACGGCCGTGGAGGTCTCGGCCATGCGCTGGCGCTGGACCTCGGAACCCCGGCTGGACTGCTCGATCTGGGCGGCGAGCTGCTCCGAGGCCGAGGTGACCCGCTCGACAATGAGTTCGATCCGCGACGCGGCGTCCAGCATGCCCTCGCGCCGGGCTTCCTCGGCCTGGCGGCGGGCCGCCTCGGCCTCGCTCTTGGCTTCCTCTGCTTGCCGGCTCTTGTCCTCCGCTTCCATGGTTTTGGCTTGGGCTTGGGCGATCATGTCTTTCAGGTTGGCGACCATGGTCCGCAAGGCATTGGCCAGGACGCCGATCTCGCCCTGGGCCGAAACCGTCAACGTTTCCTCCAGGTTGCCGTCGGCGAC
This window contains:
- a CDS encoding methyl-accepting chemotaxis protein, which translates into the protein VTIFERDTRLTTTLMRDGQRAVGTKMDNPAVLDAVLAKGGVFLEKNTVLGKEYETAYWPIMDVSGAIKGMYFIGKSLDHIAATKRGVTAATVGVSLGLAVVMIGVGGWFALSLSRPISRATAFAAAVADGNLEETLTVSAQGEIGVLANALRTMVANLKDMIAQAQAKTMEAEDKSRQAEEAKSEAEAARRQAEEARREGMLDAASRIELIVERVTSASEQLAAQIEQSSRGSEVQRQRMAETSTAVEEMNASVLEVARNAGDAASNAEETREQAQQGAGVVRSVIAATNDVQALAARMKESLGKLGDQATGIGRIMDMISDIADQTNLLALNAAIEAARAGDAGRGFAVVADEVRKLAEKTMSATKEVGEAIGGIQARATENIGRMGQTEESVRKSTHLAEEAGDALVRIVGRAESTADQVRAIATASEEQSAVTEEINRTTEDVNQVATETAEAMLQSAQAVADLARMAQDLRKLVDELKRA